One Paraburkholderia phytofirmans OLGA172 genomic window carries:
- the gltS gene encoding sodium/glutamate symporter, which translates to MVSLDTLETLMAASLVLLLGRQILARTRVLRTYSIPEPVVGGLLVALLVFGSRSVFKIDLRFDTTLQTPLMLTFFATIGLNADLAGLRAGGRALLVFLGAVVGLLVMQDALGIGLAWALGQERVLGLLGASVTLSGGHGTGAAWAKVFAERHGLAAATEIAIACATFGLILGGLIGGPVARFLITRYGLAPNPESEVTDTTGFEQPKAVRPITAEAFIETVALIAVCLAVGSAIALWLTGTAFELPAFVCVLFVGVVLRNGLAMPGWYQVFEPAVSLIGNVSLGLFLAIALMSLRLGDLASLALPLFAILVAQAIAMAVYAMFVTFRVMGRNYDAAVLAAGHCGFGLGATPTAIANMQAITDRFGPSHLAFLVVPMVGAFFIDIANAIVIKLFLLLPIYP; encoded by the coding sequence ATGGTGAGCCTGGACACGCTGGAGACGCTGATGGCCGCTTCGCTGGTTCTTCTGCTCGGTCGGCAGATCCTTGCCCGGACACGCGTATTGCGAACCTACAGCATCCCGGAACCGGTAGTCGGCGGGTTACTTGTAGCGCTGCTGGTTTTTGGCTCAAGGAGCGTGTTTAAAATCGACCTGCGTTTCGATACAACGCTTCAAACGCCGCTGATGCTCACTTTCTTCGCCACCATCGGTCTGAACGCCGATCTCGCCGGGCTGAGAGCCGGCGGGCGTGCGCTACTTGTCTTTCTCGGTGCCGTGGTCGGCTTGCTCGTGATGCAGGATGCGCTCGGCATCGGTCTCGCCTGGGCGTTAGGACAAGAACGTGTGCTCGGCCTGCTTGGGGCGTCGGTGACGCTCTCAGGCGGCCATGGCACGGGTGCAGCCTGGGCCAAGGTGTTCGCGGAGCGTCACGGGCTCGCAGCGGCAACCGAGATTGCGATTGCCTGCGCCACGTTCGGCCTGATACTCGGCGGATTGATCGGCGGCCCGGTCGCGCGCTTTCTGATCACGCGCTACGGCCTTGCGCCCAACCCGGAATCCGAGGTCACAGACACGACCGGTTTCGAGCAGCCCAAAGCGGTTCGCCCGATCACGGCGGAGGCCTTCATCGAAACAGTGGCGCTGATTGCCGTTTGCCTCGCTGTCGGCTCGGCCATCGCATTGTGGTTGACCGGCACAGCGTTCGAGCTGCCCGCGTTCGTGTGTGTCCTGTTTGTCGGCGTTGTCCTGCGCAACGGGCTTGCGATGCCCGGCTGGTATCAGGTCTTCGAGCCCGCGGTGTCGCTGATCGGCAATGTCAGTCTCGGACTCTTTCTCGCGATCGCGCTGATGAGCCTGCGCTTAGGGGATCTGGCCTCGCTTGCGCTGCCGCTTTTCGCAATCCTGGTCGCGCAGGCGATCGCGATGGCCGTCTACGCCATGTTCGTCACCTTCCGGGTCATGGGGCGCAACTATGACGCGGCGGTGCTAGCCGCCGGACACTGTGGTTTCGGCCTCGGCGCCACGCCAACCGCGATCGCCAACATGCAAGCCATTACGGATCGGTTCGGCCCTTCACACCTGGCCTTCCTGGTGGTGCCGATGGTAGGCGCCTTTTTTATCGACATCGCCAATGCGATCGTCATCAAGTTGTTTCTGCTACTGCCAATTTATCCGTAA
- a CDS encoding efflux RND transporter periplasmic adaptor subunit produces the protein MSRNRLGFAIAGLAALALCAACHKAATLPAAGAIEVTVMPVTQRDTPVDFEYTAQTQSSREVEIRARVDGFLDKRLYTEGQMVHAGQTLFQMDAKPFEAALQTAKGQLAQQQARLTVAKANLARVIPLAAQNALSQKDLDDATGNEKQAEAAVLAALGQVQTAQLNLGYTTIKSPLTGLSSFARQQDGSFVTASASGLLTYVYQLDPMWVNFSISENELLKFRDDIAKGHLRVPANQDFEVTVILADGTEFPEHGHISFTNPAFSNETGTFLVRASFANPQGTLRPGQFVRARVSGATRPNAILVPQRAVLQGSKSHFVWVVDNDSKAHQRVVEVGEWHGDDWFITQGLQPGERVVVDGAIRVAADVPLKIVAAPAAPAAPAALDAPAALDAPAALDAPAGGDGSSKEHPAATTATTATAAATATTATQ, from the coding sequence ATGAGCAGGAACCGCCTAGGTTTCGCGATTGCCGGGCTCGCCGCGCTTGCGCTGTGCGCCGCCTGCCACAAAGCCGCTACGCTGCCGGCCGCCGGCGCGATCGAGGTCACCGTGATGCCGGTGACGCAGCGCGACACGCCCGTCGATTTCGAATACACCGCACAAACCCAGAGTTCACGCGAGGTCGAGATTCGTGCGCGCGTGGACGGTTTTCTCGACAAGCGGCTCTATACCGAAGGGCAAATGGTTCACGCCGGGCAGACGCTCTTCCAGATGGACGCGAAGCCCTTCGAGGCCGCGCTGCAAACGGCGAAAGGCCAGCTTGCACAGCAGCAGGCGCGCCTGACGGTCGCGAAGGCAAATCTCGCGCGCGTGATTCCGCTGGCCGCACAAAATGCGTTGAGCCAGAAGGATCTCGACGACGCGACAGGCAATGAAAAGCAGGCTGAAGCTGCGGTGCTGGCAGCACTTGGCCAGGTGCAAACCGCGCAGTTGAACCTTGGCTACACGACGATCAAGTCACCGCTCACCGGCTTATCCAGCTTCGCGAGGCAACAGGACGGCAGCTTTGTCACCGCCTCGGCGTCGGGGCTGCTCACCTATGTCTATCAACTCGATCCGATGTGGGTCAACTTCAGCATTTCGGAAAACGAGTTGCTGAAGTTCCGCGACGACATCGCGAAAGGCCACCTGCGGGTTCCGGCCAATCAGGATTTCGAGGTGACGGTGATCCTGGCGGATGGCACCGAGTTTCCGGAGCACGGCCATATCAGCTTCACCAATCCTGCTTTCAGCAACGAGACCGGCACGTTCCTCGTGCGGGCGTCTTTCGCCAATCCGCAAGGCACCTTGCGTCCCGGCCAGTTCGTGCGGGCCCGCGTGTCCGGCGCCACGCGCCCGAACGCGATCCTCGTGCCGCAACGTGCGGTATTGCAGGGCTCGAAGAGCCACTTCGTGTGGGTGGTCGACAACGATTCGAAGGCCCATCAGCGGGTCGTGGAAGTGGGCGAATGGCATGGCGACGACTGGTTCATCACCCAGGGGTTGCAGCCGGGTGAGCGGGTGGTGGTGGACGGCGCGATCCGTGTGGCCGCCGATGTGCCGCTGAAAATCGTCGCGGCGCCGGCCGCGCCCGCTGCCCCCGCTGCGCTCGATGCCCCCGCTGCGCTCGATGCCCCCGCTGCGCTCGATGCGCCAGCGGGGGGCGATGGCAGTTCGAAGGAGCACCCGGCTGCCACGACCGCCACGACCGCCACGGCTGCCGCGACTGCCACGACTGCCACGCAGTAA
- a CDS encoding YSC84-related protein, whose product MIKYLRLILAVPFFLFAVACSTNPTVANGGDPELDAQARQALQQLFDSTPKAKDLQYQAKAVVVFPSIVKAGLIVGAQGGKGVMFGPDGKILGYYRVRGVSYGMQAGAQTFSEAMFLMTDPAITSLTSGTGLSVGVGPSVVVVDAGMAKSMTTTTLQSDVYAFIFGQQGLMAGLGVQGQRIVKFDE is encoded by the coding sequence ATGATCAAGTACCTTCGGCTAATTCTCGCGGTTCCCTTCTTTCTGTTCGCCGTGGCGTGCTCAACGAACCCGACTGTTGCCAATGGCGGGGACCCCGAGTTAGACGCGCAGGCACGTCAGGCACTGCAGCAACTATTCGACAGCACTCCGAAGGCGAAGGATCTCCAATACCAGGCGAAAGCCGTCGTCGTGTTTCCGAGCATCGTCAAGGCTGGGTTGATAGTCGGTGCGCAGGGTGGAAAGGGCGTGATGTTTGGTCCGGACGGCAAGATCCTTGGGTACTACAGAGTGCGCGGCGTTTCATACGGGATGCAAGCAGGCGCACAAACCTTTTCGGAGGCGATGTTTCTCATGACCGACCCGGCAATCACGTCGCTCACGAGTGGCACCGGATTGTCCGTTGGTGTGGGACCGAGCGTCGTGGTGGTGGATGCAGGGATGGCGAAGTCGATGACAACTACGACATTGCAGTCAGATGTCTATGCGTTCATTTTTGGCCAACAGGGTTTGATGGCGGGCCTGGGCGTTCAGGGGCAGAGAATTGTTAAGTTTGACGAATGA
- a CDS encoding response regulator transcription factor, translating to MGKLKPFVVVVDDDESVSRAIRRLLRSIGLAAETFASGDAFLEVLASMPSYHPDCVVLDVQMPGLNGLEVQRRLAGSGIPVIFITAHDDIGVREHALAAGAVAYLRKPFNDELFVKTVRAALEGDQPP from the coding sequence ATGGGAAAACTCAAACCATTCGTTGTCGTTGTCGATGACGATGAATCGGTAAGCCGGGCGATCAGGCGATTGCTGCGCTCGATCGGGCTCGCTGCCGAAACGTTCGCCAGCGGCGACGCGTTCCTCGAAGTCCTGGCGTCCATGCCGTCATATCACCCTGACTGCGTCGTGCTCGACGTGCAGATGCCAGGGTTGAACGGGCTGGAAGTCCAGCGACGCCTGGCCGGCAGTGGCATACCTGTCATTTTCATCACCGCCCACGACGACATCGGCGTGCGCGAGCACGCGCTCGCGGCCGGCGCGGTCGCCTATTTGCGCAAGCCGTTCAACGACGAACTGTTTGTCAAGACGGTACGCGCTGCCCTTGAAGGCGATCAGCCACCGTAG
- a CDS encoding DUF4239 domain-containing protein: MSHLVVALIVFISVVGSALLGSYLRVVLPQHHLSDESISVVKLATGLVATMAALVLGLLISSAKASFDTTNSEVVHSAVDIVRLDRVLARYGPETQEIRGLLKRITAASIEVLASGDPSQLAKMSGPEAVARGEDFQRKVEELSPHNAVQSQLQARALQIVDEVFAARWLALLQQKGSIPVPLLVVLVSWLAILFGTFGLFAPRNGTTMTALAMCALSTAGAIFLILEMNTPLNGIVRISPEPMRAALAILGQ, from the coding sequence GTGAGCCACCTCGTCGTTGCTTTGATTGTGTTCATAAGCGTTGTCGGCAGTGCGCTGCTGGGTTCGTATCTGCGCGTCGTACTGCCGCAACACCACCTTAGCGATGAATCAATCAGTGTCGTCAAACTGGCGACCGGCCTGGTCGCTACCATGGCCGCGTTAGTGCTTGGCCTGCTGATTTCGTCGGCAAAAGCCTCGTTCGACACGACGAATAGCGAAGTTGTGCATAGTGCCGTTGACATCGTGCGCCTTGATCGCGTCCTGGCCAGATATGGACCGGAAACGCAGGAGATTCGCGGCTTGCTTAAACGTATCACCGCCGCGTCGATCGAGGTGCTCGCTTCCGGCGATCCGTCGCAGTTGGCGAAAATGAGCGGGCCCGAGGCAGTGGCAAGGGGCGAGGACTTCCAGCGCAAGGTGGAGGAACTCTCACCGCACAATGCGGTGCAAAGTCAGTTGCAGGCACGCGCCCTCCAGATCGTCGATGAAGTGTTCGCCGCGCGCTGGCTGGCGTTACTCCAGCAGAAGGGCTCGATCCCCGTGCCGCTGCTGGTGGTTCTGGTGTCCTGGCTAGCCATTCTCTTCGGCACGTTTGGTTTGTTCGCGCCTCGCAACGGTACGACCATGACAGCGCTAGCCATGTGTGCACTGTCGACTGCCGGCGCGATCTTTCTGATTCTGGAAATGAACACACCTCTCAATGGGATAGTCAGAATCTCGCCTGAGCCCATGCGCGCAGCGCTCGCCATTCTTGGCCAGTAG
- a CDS encoding YMGG-like glycine zipper-containing protein, translating to MQRMQRVAIGLVAGVLTFAAAAQQPIIYPAKGQSAQKQNTDTAECQLWAKQTTGVDPVAIAQQSGQPGAAPKQGGAVKGAAGGAAVGAAVGAIAGNAGKGAAIGAVTGTAAGGVRQRRANQAEAAQQQAGQQQTSQQMATFNRAVAACMTGRGYTVQ from the coding sequence ATGCAACGAATGCAACGAGTCGCAATAGGTCTGGTGGCAGGGGTGCTGACATTTGCAGCCGCCGCGCAGCAGCCCATCATCTATCCGGCCAAGGGGCAGAGCGCGCAGAAGCAAAACACGGACACCGCGGAGTGTCAGCTATGGGCGAAGCAGACGACCGGTGTCGATCCGGTCGCGATTGCCCAGCAATCCGGTCAACCTGGCGCTGCGCCAAAGCAGGGTGGTGCGGTCAAGGGCGCAGCCGGGGGCGCCGCCGTGGGCGCAGCAGTGGGCGCAATCGCAGGCAACGCCGGGAAGGGCGCTGCGATCGGTGCGGTTACCGGCACAGCGGCTGGCGGCGTGCGCCAGCGCCGCGCCAATCAGGCCGAGGCCGCGCAGCAGCAGGCGGGGCAGCAACAGACGTCCCAGCAGATGGCGACGTTCAATCGGGCAGTGGCGGCTTGCATGACCGGCCGTGGCTACACGGTTCAGTAG
- a CDS encoding mechanosensitive ion channel domain-containing protein — translation MLVGATMTAVLAQGEPPVVRSNADLTIEQVRRTAREAEVRKDIDPPTKARIAELSRATLADLERVPELRAQAQTYRQLMRDAPDQIRDLERTLEQLRSESDRAVSAPLSAGSTLNDLEQARAQAETRQAAARAELAMLDLEIERVDTEPAELRNAQREAQAGLERSREEIQTASGASRQTLLTIPETQARRAALLVREAQADALRSRLDAQPLLARLTQLRRDVIRTQLQRDDADLKRLVALADQRRVDDARRAEEEASERQRQLVDRSPTLNRLAAANVQTSAQLAGTAKEIESLRQARDRRTAEAEQLAVDFQRARLSLARSKLTESLARVLAERAAALPEAEQFRRARGERARAAESIAAAAFQVEREQRRLANPDEELDAVMRKEAARTRPAELAALRGEAVVLIADRRELLDRLSTSQRTYLNTLDELVAAEDQLLSTAQDYRSLIDKALFWVPVAPLSERSFSDLPQTLLWLASPTGWREVGETIKDQAQQRSLQVLVLFGAAFAIVAARKRLLARLRRLSERKGAEGDPDVTATVQALGTTLLVVAPIPLAIWTVGNLIVTSPTASEFANAVGEGLGPAAWGVLAGLFFSRLFRRDGIAQLHFGLDAQSVRALRRASRVFTFLVLPLGFVNQVASQYDDLIVRASLGRLTHMLALIVFAGVIGMTFRPGGRVLSRYFGPAAEDRDVVMKYAAYIFACLVPLSLTVLSAVGFYNAAQVFGRLTLISCLAAAAIALFHTLTARWLRDRRDELERARTQGMDRESEVLIDGARKNLDRPDLASIGAQATRLLRALSAVLLVIAVLVVWHGALPGLSRLNEIALWSYTDVEEGQTVERTVTLGGVMLALTIGFIAVVAVKNIGGFLDIAFPDRARLSGGSRYAIRTVARYVIVGGAVMTVFSVLGGNWSRIQWLVAAMGVGLGFGLQEIFANFVSGLIILFERPIRIGDTVTVADVTGVVTRVQARATTVTDFDRKEVVIPNKTVITERVINWTLSDHITRVVLKVGVAYGSDTKATCESILKAVRSAPKVLTNPAPSVFFLAFGDSSLDFEARFFVEGVNQRIPATHDVLTAIERELRQAGVEIPFPQHDVHLKSGLPAPLAHDAVPRTEDGTAAGAAASR, via the coding sequence TTGCTGGTCGGCGCAACCATGACGGCTGTGCTCGCGCAGGGGGAGCCTCCCGTGGTTCGTTCGAACGCTGACCTGACTATCGAACAGGTGCGGCGCACGGCCCGGGAAGCCGAGGTCCGCAAGGACATCGATCCGCCCACCAAGGCGCGCATAGCGGAACTGTCCCGCGCAACGCTCGCGGATCTGGAGCGGGTTCCCGAGCTGCGTGCCCAGGCGCAGACCTATCGCCAGCTGATGCGCGATGCGCCGGACCAGATTCGTGATCTGGAGCGGACGCTGGAACAGCTTCGTTCTGAATCAGACCGGGCGGTTTCGGCCCCGTTGAGTGCCGGCAGCACACTCAATGACCTGGAGCAGGCGCGAGCCCAGGCCGAGACCCGCCAGGCCGCCGCGCGCGCCGAACTCGCGATGCTCGACCTCGAAATCGAACGTGTCGACACGGAGCCCGCGGAACTGCGCAACGCGCAGCGCGAGGCGCAAGCCGGTCTGGAACGGTCGCGCGAGGAAATCCAGACCGCTTCAGGTGCATCCCGCCAGACTTTGCTCACCATACCGGAGACGCAGGCCAGGCGGGCCGCGCTGCTGGTTCGCGAAGCTCAGGCTGATGCCTTGCGCAGCCGCCTCGACGCGCAACCTCTATTGGCCCGTTTGACGCAACTGCGGCGGGACGTGATTCGGACGCAATTGCAGCGCGACGATGCCGACCTGAAGCGGCTGGTGGCGCTCGCCGATCAGCGTCGAGTAGATGACGCCCGGCGTGCCGAGGAAGAGGCCTCCGAACGCCAGCGGCAATTAGTGGACCGCAGTCCCACCCTGAATCGGTTGGCGGCGGCCAATGTCCAAACCTCGGCGCAACTTGCCGGGACCGCGAAAGAAATCGAGTCGCTGCGGCAAGCTCGCGATCGGCGCACGGCGGAGGCGGAACAGCTGGCGGTCGATTTTCAGCGCGCGCGCCTCAGCCTCGCGCGCAGCAAGCTCACGGAATCACTGGCCCGGGTGCTCGCGGAGCGCGCTGCCGCGCTGCCTGAAGCGGAGCAGTTCCGTCGCGCGCGCGGCGAACGGGCGCGCGCCGCTGAGTCGATCGCTGCGGCTGCGTTCCAGGTCGAGCGCGAACAACGTCGTCTCGCGAACCCGGACGAAGAGCTCGACGCCGTCATGCGCAAAGAGGCTGCGCGCACGCGCCCGGCAGAACTGGCAGCCCTGCGTGGCGAAGCGGTAGTCCTGATTGCGGACCGCAGGGAACTGCTCGATCGGCTATCGACCTCGCAGCGAACCTACCTGAACACGCTGGACGAACTCGTCGCCGCCGAGGACCAGCTCCTGAGCACCGCGCAAGACTATCGCAGCCTGATCGACAAGGCGCTGTTCTGGGTGCCTGTGGCCCCCCTGTCCGAACGGTCCTTCAGCGATTTGCCGCAGACGCTGTTGTGGCTCGCCTCGCCAACGGGCTGGCGCGAGGTGGGCGAAACCATCAAGGATCAGGCGCAGCAACGCTCGCTGCAGGTGCTTGTCCTGTTTGGCGCCGCGTTCGCCATCGTGGCGGCGCGCAAGCGTCTGCTTGCGCGTCTGCGACGCCTGTCCGAGCGCAAGGGAGCAGAGGGCGACCCCGACGTCACCGCCACCGTGCAGGCCCTTGGCACGACCCTGCTCGTCGTTGCGCCGATACCGTTAGCCATCTGGACGGTCGGCAACCTGATCGTCACCTCGCCGACGGCCTCGGAATTTGCCAATGCTGTCGGCGAAGGGCTCGGCCCGGCGGCGTGGGGGGTACTCGCAGGGCTGTTCTTCTCAAGGCTGTTTCGTCGCGATGGCATTGCCCAACTGCATTTCGGACTCGACGCCCAGTCAGTGCGTGCATTGCGCCGCGCATCGCGCGTGTTCACTTTCCTCGTGCTGCCGCTTGGCTTCGTCAACCAGGTCGCATCCCAGTACGACGATCTCATCGTGCGGGCCTCACTGGGGCGCCTAACCCATATGCTCGCGCTCATCGTGTTCGCCGGCGTGATCGGTATGACCTTCCGGCCGGGTGGCCGGGTTCTCTCGCGGTATTTCGGCCCAGCCGCGGAGGACCGGGACGTGGTCATGAAATATGCCGCCTACATCTTCGCCTGTTTGGTGCCGCTATCGCTGACGGTACTGTCGGCGGTTGGCTTTTACAATGCCGCGCAGGTCTTCGGCCGGCTCACGCTAATCAGTTGCCTCGCTGCGGCAGCGATCGCGCTGTTCCATACGCTGACCGCGCGCTGGTTGCGCGACCGGCGCGACGAACTTGAGCGCGCGCGGACGCAGGGCATGGATCGGGAGTCGGAAGTCCTGATCGACGGAGCACGCAAGAATCTGGACCGACCGGACCTGGCCTCGATCGGAGCCCAGGCGACACGCTTGTTGCGGGCGTTGTCCGCCGTACTGCTGGTGATTGCCGTGCTGGTGGTCTGGCACGGCGCATTACCAGGGCTGAGCCGGCTCAACGAGATTGCTCTCTGGTCCTATACCGATGTCGAGGAGGGCCAAACGGTGGAGCGCACCGTCACCCTCGGGGGCGTGATGCTCGCCCTGACGATAGGATTTATCGCAGTCGTTGCGGTCAAAAACATCGGAGGCTTCCTTGATATTGCCTTCCCGGACCGGGCACGGCTCTCCGGCGGCAGCCGCTATGCCATCAGGACCGTGGCCCGCTACGTCATTGTGGGTGGGGCGGTCATGACGGTGTTTAGCGTGCTGGGCGGCAACTGGTCCCGGATTCAATGGCTGGTCGCAGCCATGGGCGTGGGCCTCGGCTTCGGCCTGCAGGAGATTTTTGCAAATTTCGTCTCCGGTTTGATCATATTGTTCGAGCGGCCGATCCGTATCGGCGATACCGTGACTGTCGCAGACGTGACCGGCGTCGTGACCCGTGTGCAGGCGCGCGCCACGACAGTGACCGACTTCGATCGCAAGGAAGTGGTGATACCGAACAAGACCGTCATCACAGAGCGAGTCATCAACTGGACGCTGAGTGATCACATCACGCGGGTGGTGCTGAAGGTCGGCGTCGCCTACGGCTCCGACACTAAGGCTACATGCGAATCGATCCTGAAAGCAGTGCGCTCGGCACCCAAAGTCCTCACGAATCCCGCCCCTAGCGTATTCTTCCTCGCTTTCGGCGACAGTTCACTCGATTTTGAGGCGCGTTTCTTTGTCGAGGGCGTGAATCAACGAATTCCCGCCACCCACGATGTGCTTACGGCGATCGAACGTGAGTTGCGGCAGGCGGGCGTTGAAATCCCATTCCCGCAGCACGACGTTCATCTCAAGTCCGGACTCCCGGCGCCGCTGGCACACGACGCGGTACCGCGCACGGAGGATGGAACTGCAGCGGGTGCTGCCGCCTCTCGCTAG